From the genome of Nicotiana sylvestris chromosome 2, ASM39365v2, whole genome shotgun sequence, one region includes:
- the LOC138883448 gene encoding uncharacterized protein — protein MNQLAKAHLQQVQNQRQVNAMEGVNMLVNKRRQRAQQNQVGSDQFDNDCGGFQDDGYDGQNEEVQYVNNYQEVRIDIQDIDVETQNGVNPSREHSLSINVPLVEALEQMSGYAKFMKDLVTKKRSMDCETIKMTYQVSAIVQSMAPKLEDPGAFTIPYTIGSADFAKALCDLGASINLLPHSVFKTLGIGQPRLTSMRLQMTDRTMKRPLEFDLEIVDQKGSEDQVADHLSRLEEERRPRDGLDINDSFPYEQLLSVSVNGMPLFADVANFLVTAVALPNNEALSAVTFLKKSIFNRTDWSKKLDDALWSYMISYKTPIGMSLYRLVFGKACHLPIELENKAMWALRKLNLEWDMATNLHVEQHNELDEFRFHAYSSSFLYKDKIKYLHDKYDRSK, from the exons atgaaccagtTAGCAAAGGCACacttgcaacaagttcaaaatcagcgccaagtaaatgctatggagggtgtcaacatgctagtgaacaaaagaagacaaagagctCAACAAAACCAAGTGGGTTCagatcaatttgacaatgattgcgGTGGATTCCaggatgatggttatgatgggcagaatgaagaggtgcaatacgtgaacaactatcaag aagtgaggattgatattcaagatatcGATGTGGAGACTCAGAATGGTGTGAatccgtctagggaacac agcttatccattaatgtgcctttggtggaggctcttgaacaaatgtcagGCTATGCTAAAtttatgaaggacttggtgacaaagaaaagatccatggattgtgaaactatcaagatgacctaccaggttagtgcaatagtgcaatCAATGGctccgaagcttgaagatcctggtgctttcaccattccttacaccattgggagtgcggactttgctaaggctctatgtgatttgggggcaagtatcaacttgttGCCCCACTCAGTTtttaagactttgggtattgggcaaccgaggctgacttccatgagattgcaaatgacAGATAGAACTATGaaaagaccattgg agtttgatttggagattgtggaccagaagggtagtgaagaccaagtggcagaccacttgtcccgcttggaggaggagaggaggcctcgtgatggcctagataTTAACGATTCATTTCCctacgaacaactcctttcggtgtcggtgaatggtatgccattgtttgcggacgttgctaatttccttgtgacag ccgtggctttacccaacaatgaggccctgAGTGCTGTtacgtttctcaagaagagcatttttaatag gaccgattggtcaaagaagttggatgatgctctttggtcTTATATGATttcttacaagactccgattggtatgtctctgtaccggttggtgtttggaaaagcttgccatctaccgattGAGTTAGagaacaaggccatgtgggctttgaggaagttgaatcttgaatgggatatgGCAACAAATCTTCATGTGGAGCAGcataatgaacttgatgaattccgattccatgcctactccagttcgtttttgtacaaggacaagataaagtaccttcatgataaatatgatCGTTCCAAgtag